The nucleotide sequence GCGGGCGGCGAAGGCCGTCGAGACGCTCGCGGCCGCCGCCACCGAGGCCCACCAGCAGGGCCTGGTGCTCGGCTGCGACCACCCGCAGCGGATCCGGATCACCCCGGACGGCCGCGCGATCCTCGCCTTCCTGCTGCCCCGTCCGTCGGTGTCCGCCGCCGACGACGTCCGCGGGCTCGGTGGTCTGCTGTACACGCTGCTGACCCGCCGCTGGCCGCTCTCGGTCTCCGACGCCGCGCGGGCCGGTCTGGTCGCCGCGGACCGGACGCCCACGGGCCGGTTGCGCTCGCCCGCACAGCTGCGCCCCGGCGTCCCGCTGGAGCTCGACACACTGTGCATGGGGGCGCTCGGCCAGGCCGGCGAGGGCGGCCTCGGGCGGGTGCACACCGCGGCCGCGATGCACCGGATGCTGGCCGACGTCGTCGCCGAGCACGCGGACCAGGCGTTCTTCCCGCCGGTACACGACGGCGCCCCGTCCGATCCGGACGACGTGTGGCAGGACTCCGACCGGCTGCCCGACAACCGTGACGACCCCCAGCGCCGCCGGAACCTGCGGGTCGGCCTGACCGTGCTCGCCGTCGGCGTGCTGATCGTGCTCGGCTATCTGGGAATCCAGGTGGGTGCGCTGTTCGGCGGATCGAGTGCACCACCGGTCGTGATCCCACCGGCCGCGTCGGCGCCGGTGCAGCAGGCACCGGCCGCCGTCTCCGCCCCCGTGCAGAACGTCACGGTCCAGGTCTTCGACCCGACCGGCGACGGCGACAACGCGGGCAGCGTCGACCGGGTGATCGACGGCGACCCGTCGACGTCGTGGAGCACAAGCCGCTACTTCCAGCAGTTCCCGGCGCTCAAGCCCGGCATCGGGATCATGTCCTCGTTCGGCTCGCCGGAGCCGGTGAGCAGGTTGACGATCGGTTCGGCGAGCCCCGGCACCGTGGTCGAGGTCCGCACCGCGCCCTCGGCCGACGCGACGCTCGCACAGACCGATCTGGTCGGCACGGTCACCCTGGCGCAGGGCGAGACCGTCGTGCCGCTGGACGGTGCCGAGCCGACCGGCCACGTGCTGCTGTGGATCACCGCGCTCGGGCCCGGCAACCAGAGCGAGATCGGCGAGATCTCGTTCGAGCGGGCCGTCCAGTAGCCCCTCGGGCGGCTGCGGCGTTCGCTGCCGCAACCCGTTTCGGCCGGACGCCGGTGCCCGGCCCGGTACCGGACCTACCGTGCGCCGGTGACCACCGTCGATCGGTCCCCGCGGCGCACGGCGCCCGATCTGGACGAGGTGTTCCGGGCGCACGCCGATCGGCTCTGGTCGGTGGCGCTGCGCATCCTGGGTGACCCGGGCGAGGCCGAGGACGCGGTCCAGGAGGCGTTCCTCGCCGCGCTCCGCTCGCCGCGGTTCCGGGGTGAGGCCGCCCCGGGGACGTGGCTGCACCGGATCCTGGTGAACGGCTGCATCGACCGGATCCGGGCCGGTGCCCGGCGTCGCGACCGGGACGCCGCGGTGCCGACCGTCGTCGGCGACCCGGCCGGGCCGCTGGTGACCCGGCTGGCGCTGGACGACGCCCTCGCGGCACTCCCCGTCGACCAGCGGGTGGCGGTGGTGCTGGTGGACGGGCTCGGCTACCCGGTCGCGGAGGCCGCGGTGATCTGCGGGGTGCCCGACGGAACGGTGAAGAGCCGCTGCGCGCGGGCCAGGGCCCGGCTGGCCGCGCAGCTGGGGCACCTGCGCGAGGGGGAGCGATGAGCACACCACCCGAAGGTTCTCGGCAGAATGACAGGAATACTCCGAATCATTCTCCTCGGTTCGACGACAACCGATTCCCAGCTGGGGAGGAACCACGGCTCGTGCCACTCACTTGTCATTCTGACAATAATGCGGTGGAGCTGATCCGGGGCCGGCTCGGCGAGGATCTCCGCCCGGTCCCCATGCCCGACGACGTCGCCGATCGGATCCGCAGGCGACTGCACGCCGAGCTCGGGGAGCGTCCCGCCACCGTCCGGACTCCCGTACCGGCACGGCCCCGCTCCCGGCCTCGGGTCGTCCGCCTGCTCGCCGGCGCGGGCGCCGCCGCCGTCGCCGCGACGGCCGTCCTCGCCGTCCTGCCCGGCGTCCTGCGGCCCGCAGCCGACCGGCCGGATCCTGTACCGGAACCGGTCGCCGCCGACACCCCGGAGGCGCTGCGCAGCGCCGCGCCGGGCGCCGCTGGGCCGTCCGGTCCGCTCGCCGATCCGGATCATCTGCGGGCATGTCTGACCGCCGCCGGCGTCGCGGAGCCGGACGCCCCGTTGCTCGCCACCCGGCCCTATCCCGTCGGCGGAGAGCCGGGCGTACTGCTCGTCCTCGGTACCGCCGAGCTCGGCCGCCTCCGGCTGCTCGTCGTCCCGCCGGACTGCGGGCCCGGGACCGGCCGGGTGCTCCTGGAGGGCAGCGCACCCTGACCGTTGCACGTCCGATCGGTCGGGCCCCCGCTTCGCGCGCGGAGCACCGGGAATGCTCCTGTCTAGGATCTCGTTCGAGAGAGCAGACAGCTACGAACGCGGGGCCGACCCCCGCGAGACCCGTCATCGCGCGCCCGGCACGGGTAGCGCCAGGAGGGATCGGTACCGGTGACCACCCACGACACCGTGCACAACCTGATCATCATCGGCTCCGGCCCGGCCGGTTACACCGCCGCGGTGTACGCCGCGCGGGCCCAGCTGGAGCCGCTCGTGTTCGAGGGCAGCCAGTTCGGCGGCGCGCTGATGACGACCACCGAGGTCGAGAACTACCCCGGCTTCACCGACGGGATCATGGGCCCCGAGCTCATGGAGCAGATGCGCGGCCAGGCCCAGCGCTTCGGCGCGGACCTGCGCGCGCAGGACGTCGACGAGGTCTCCCTCGAGGGTGAGATCAAGGAGGTCCGGGTCGGGAAGGAGACGTTCCGCGCCCGGGCCGTCATCCTCGCGATGGGTGCGGCACCGCGCTATCTGCACGTCCCCGGGGAGCAGGAGCTGCTCGGCCGCGGCGTCAGCTCCTGTGCCACCTGCGACGGGTTCTTCTTCCGCGACCAGAACATCGCGGTGATCGGCGGCGGCGACTCCGCCATGGAGGAGGCCACCTTCCTCAGCCGGTTCGCCGAGACCGTCACCGTCGTCCACCGGCGCGACGAGTTCCGGGCCTCGAAGATCATGCTCGAGCGTGCCCGGAACGACCCGAAGATGCGCTGGCGCACCAACGCCGAGGTCACCGAGGTGACCGGTGACGGCTCGGTGAAGCAGCTTCAGCTGCGCGACACGGTGACCGGCGAGACCGACTCGCTCGACGTGACCGGCATGTTCGTCGCGATCGGGCACGACCCGCGGAGCGAGCTGGTCCGCGGCCAGGTCCCGCTGGACGACGAGGGCTACGTGCAGGTGCTCGCCCGCAGCACCTACACCGACCTCCCCGGCGTCTTCGCCTGTGGCGACCTGGTGGACCACACCTACCGGCAGGCGGTCACCGCGGCCGGGTCCGGCTGCTCGGCCGCGATCGATGCCGAGCGCTGGCTGGCCGGACACCCGGTCTCGCCGGAACTGGCCGGCGGCGGCTACGGCGACGCACCCGCCGAGGAGGTCGCCCGGGCGGCGCACTGACGCCCGGGCGACCCGCCCCACCTTCCACCCGACCCGTTCCGAACGAAGGAGAAACTCATGGCCAACACGATCGACGTCACCACCGGTTCGTTCGACGAGGACGTTCTCAAGAGCGACAAGGCCGTCCTGGTCGACTTCTGGGCCACCTGGTGCGGTCCGTGCAAGATGGTCGCGCCGGTGCTCGACGAGATCGCCGGTGAGCACGCCGAGAAGCTCACCGTCGCGAAGCTCGACATCGACGCCAACCCCGAGGTCGCCCGCGACTACCAGGTCATGTCGGTGCCGACGATGATCCTGTTCAGTGGCGGCAAGCCGGTGAAGCAGATCGTGGGGGCGAAGCCGAAGGCCGCTCTGCTGGCGGATCTCTCCGACCACATCTGACGATCATCGATGCGCCTCTAGCGCATCGAGATCACGCTGCGTGTCCCGGTTGATCACAACCGGGACACGCGCGTGTACGCCCCGCTGCACTACCCCGCGGCCCGGGCAGGGCACAATGGTCGTCGGCCGTCGCCCGGATCATCCGGGTGGGGACCAACCGACTACCGGCGCCGGCACGGTGCCACCGACTGCGAGCGAGGGGTGCATGCAGCTGCTCCGGCGCGGGGACTTCGGTCCTGCTGTTCTCGAGGTCCGGGTGACGCTGCAGCAGCTCGGCCTGCTGCCCGAACTGCCGGCGGACGACACGTCCCGGCATCAGTTCGACGACGCCGTGGACGGCGCGGTCCGGCTCTTCCAACAGGGCCGGGGCCTGATCACCGACGGCATCGTCGGCCCGGACACCGCCCGCGCGCTGCGCGAGGCCGGCTGGACGCTGGGTGACCGGATGCTCTCCTTCACCCTCTCCACGCCGACCACCGGTGACGACGTCGCGATGCTGCAGGAACGGCTGCTCGAGCTGGGCTACAACTCCGGCCGTCCGAGCGGACTGTTCGACCAGCAGACCGAGAAGGCGCTGATGCGTTTCCAGCGCGACTACGGGATGGTTCCGGACGGTGTCTGCGGCCCGGAAACGCTGCGTGCGCTGCGCCAGCTGGGCCGCAAGGTCACCGGCGGCCGTCCGCACCTGCTGCGCGAGCAGGAGCTGCTGCGCCGCGCCGGGCCCCGGATGCGTGGCAAGCGGATCGTGATCGACCCGGGCCACGGTGGGAACGACCGCGGCGTCGAGGTCGCCGGCGTGACCGAGGCCGACCTGATGTGGGATCTCGCGCACCGGCTGGTCGGGCGGATGTCCGCGACCGGCATGGAGGCGCTGCTGTCCCGGCCGGAGAACGGGAACCCGCCGGACACCGATCGCGCGGAGTTCGCGAACGACGTCGGCGCCGATCTCGTCGTGTCGCTGCACACCGACGCGAGCTTCAGCGCGAACGCCCAGGGACTGGCGACCTACTACTTCGGCAACGGCTCCGGCACCACGTCGAACGTGGGGGAGGCACTCGCCGGTCTGATCCAGCGCGAGCTGCTCACCCGGACCTCGATGCTCGACTGCCGCAGCCAGACCTGCACCTGGGAGCTGGTCCGCCGGACCCGGATGCCGGCGGTCCGGATCGAGACCGGTTACCTCACGCATCTGGGAGACCGTCGCAAGCTGCTCGACCCCGGTTTCCGGGATGTCGTCGCCGAGGGCATCCTCGTCGCCGTGAAACGGCTCTATCTGCTCGGCCAGGACGACCAGCCCACCGGCACGTTCACCTTCAACGACGTACTGGCCCGCGAGTACGGCAGGGACCAGATCCGGGCCGTTTAAGCCCATTCCGAGGATTCCGGGCCCCGGACACCGGGGCAGGTCCAGAAGTCGATCAGCGGCGATCTCAGAAGGCTCTGAGATCGCCGCTGACGTTTGTTCAGTCCTGGTTCGACGCCCGGCAGTGCCCCGCGCGAACGGGCGTCTTCGTCGGGATCGGCGCCGGGGCCTGCATCGGAATCGTCACCGTGTTGAACAACTGTTCGAGAGCGGCTTCGACGTCGGACTTCCATTCGATTCCGGAACGGAGCTCCATTCGCAGCCGCGGCCAGCGGTGGTGCGGGCGGACCGTCTTGAATCCGACCGACCGGAGGAAGTCCGCCGGGACGACGCAGTCGGCCTCGGTGCCGGGGCGGGCGTCACCGAACGCCTCGACCGCACGCACGCCGCGGCGCACCAGTTCCTTGACGACGGCCTGGGCGAGTGCCCGGCCCAGCCCCTCGCCGGAGAACTCCGGCAGCACCTGCATCGTGGTGAGCAGCACCGCATCCGCGCTGACCGGACCGGTCGGCATCTCGGTGGCACGGGGCACCGAGGCGGGCGGTGCGAACAGTACGTATCCGGCGGGAGCGCCGCCGACGTAGACGACCCGGCCGCAGGATCCCCACTCGAGGAGGACCTCCGACAGCCAGGCCTCCTTCTCCAGATCGGTGGTGCCGTAACCGTCGGCCTGCTCGGCGAGCTTGGGGGAGACCTCCCAGTAGACGCAGTTCCGGCAGCGTTTCGGGAGATCACCCAGATTGTCCAGGTTGAGCGCGGCCACATGCCAGGACACGGAACGAACCTCCGGCTGTCGTCGTCGCGCGGGACTCGCGCACATCCGCGGAACGATCGGCTCCGGAGGTCGCCCTCCGGACCGGTGCAACAGCCCCCGTCGCTGTATCCGGTCCCCGCAATGGATCCGGCGATCCGCCTGCCTCGAGAGTAAGCGGAATTCGGCGCCCCCGTCACCCCGGACAGGTCCACCGGTCCCTCCGCGACGACGAAGGGCAGCGTTGTCACCCGTCGTGGTTACACTCGGCCGACCATTCATCTCGTCGAAGGGGAGCACCCCGATGGCCTCGCCCGATCGCCCGCAGCAGCCCGACGCCCGCCGCACCGCGGCAGCGGCGGCGGCCGCAGCGGCAGGGGAGGGCGCCGTAGCGGCCCCGCTCCCGGCCGGGTCCACGTCGCCGGCGCTGCTGCCTCCCACCGAACGCTTCGCGGCGCGCACCGCCGGGATGACGGCGTCGGAGATCCGGGCGCTGTTCGCCGTCGCGAGCCGGCCCGAGGTGGTGTCGCTGGCCGGTGGCATGCCGAACCTGGCCGCGCTGCCGCTGCAGTCGCTCGCCTCCGAGGTCGCCGAGCTGGTCGACGTCGACGGGATGACCGCGCTGCAGTACGGCTCCGCGCAGGGGGTCCCGCAGCTGCGTGAGCAGATCTGCGAGGTCATGCGGGAGGAGGGGATCGAGGGCGACCCGAACGACGTCGTGGTGACGGTCGGCTCGCAGATGGCCCTCGACCTGCTCACCCGGATCTTCATCGACCCGGGCGACGTCGTGCTGGCCGAGGGACCCTCCTATGTCGGCGCCCTGGGCAGCTTCGCCGCGTACCAGGCGCAGGTCGTGCACGTCGCGATGGACGAGCACGGGCTCGTCCCCGATCTGCTGCACGACGCGCTCGAGTCGCTGTCCCGGCGGGGGATCACCCCGAAGTTCCTGTACACGATCCCGAACTTCCACAACCCGGCCGGCGTGACGCTCGCCCACGAGCGGCGACCGCAGATCCTCGACCTGTGCCGCCGCTACGGCGTGATGGTGATCGAGGACAACCCGTACGGCATGCTCGGCTTCACCGGTGAGGTGCACCCGGCGCTGCGGTCGTTCGATCCGGACGTGATCTACCTCGGGTCG is from Pseudonocardia autotrophica and encodes:
- a CDS encoding sigma-70 family RNA polymerase sigma factor; amino-acid sequence: MTTVDRSPRRTAPDLDEVFRAHADRLWSVALRILGDPGEAEDAVQEAFLAALRSPRFRGEAAPGTWLHRILVNGCIDRIRAGARRRDRDAAVPTVVGDPAGPLVTRLALDDALAALPVDQRVAVVLVDGLGYPVAEAAVICGVPDGTVKSRCARARARLAAQLGHLREGER
- a CDS encoding N-acetylmuramoyl-L-alanine amidase; this translates as MQLLRRGDFGPAVLEVRVTLQQLGLLPELPADDTSRHQFDDAVDGAVRLFQQGRGLITDGIVGPDTARALREAGWTLGDRMLSFTLSTPTTGDDVAMLQERLLELGYNSGRPSGLFDQQTEKALMRFQRDYGMVPDGVCGPETLRALRQLGRKVTGGRPHLLREQELLRRAGPRMRGKRIVIDPGHGGNDRGVEVAGVTEADLMWDLAHRLVGRMSATGMEALLSRPENGNPPDTDRAEFANDVGADLVVSLHTDASFSANAQGLATYYFGNGSGTTSNVGEALAGLIQRELLTRTSMLDCRSQTCTWELVRRTRMPAVRIETGYLTHLGDRRKLLDPGFRDVVAEGILVAVKRLYLLGQDDQPTGTFTFNDVLAREYGRDQIRAV
- the trxA gene encoding thioredoxin; its protein translation is MANTIDVTTGSFDEDVLKSDKAVLVDFWATWCGPCKMVAPVLDEIAGEHAEKLTVAKLDIDANPEVARDYQVMSVPTMILFSGGKPVKQIVGAKPKAALLADLSDHI
- the trxB gene encoding thioredoxin-disulfide reductase, which codes for MTTHDTVHNLIIIGSGPAGYTAAVYAARAQLEPLVFEGSQFGGALMTTTEVENYPGFTDGIMGPELMEQMRGQAQRFGADLRAQDVDEVSLEGEIKEVRVGKETFRARAVILAMGAAPRYLHVPGEQELLGRGVSSCATCDGFFFRDQNIAVIGGGDSAMEEATFLSRFAETVTVVHRRDEFRASKIMLERARNDPKMRWRTNAEVTEVTGDGSVKQLQLRDTVTGETDSLDVTGMFVAIGHDPRSELVRGQVPLDDEGYVQVLARSTYTDLPGVFACGDLVDHTYRQAVTAAGSGCSAAIDAERWLAGHPVSPELAGGGYGDAPAEEVARAAH
- a CDS encoding GNAT family N-acetyltransferase; amino-acid sequence: MSWHVAALNLDNLGDLPKRCRNCVYWEVSPKLAEQADGYGTTDLEKEAWLSEVLLEWGSCGRVVYVGGAPAGYVLFAPPASVPRATEMPTGPVSADAVLLTTMQVLPEFSGEGLGRALAQAVVKELVRRGVRAVEAFGDARPGTEADCVVPADFLRSVGFKTVRPHHRWPRLRMELRSGIEWKSDVEAALEQLFNTVTIPMQAPAPIPTKTPVRAGHCRASNQD
- a CDS encoding protein kinase family protein, which encodes MPDETSVRQGEAKPLNGQIDQRAARTESHPNPHSDTTGTHPSLDPVPADPGPVDPVAADPGAADPGAADPAAVDPASATGRDDQERPTGADAQATAALVPTQNRATERIPAARDAAGTAAGSPLTDRYVLRQRTGADPAAGAEFWRAEDTVLRRPVAVTLLRRLPADDRSDDPEGSARAGEMIVRALRSGCFEHSGTARLLDVLAPGTHGLPADVLGAAVAEWVPGRSLAETVAEGPVRAQRAAKAVETLAAAATEAHQQGLVLGCDHPQRIRITPDGRAILAFLLPRPSVSAADDVRGLGGLLYTLLTRRWPLSVSDAARAGLVAADRTPTGRLRSPAQLRPGVPLELDTLCMGALGQAGEGGLGRVHTAAAMHRMLADVVAEHADQAFFPPVHDGAPSDPDDVWQDSDRLPDNRDDPQRRRNLRVGLTVLAVGVLIVLGYLGIQVGALFGGSSAPPVVIPPAASAPVQQAPAAVSAPVQNVTVQVFDPTGDGDNAGSVDRVIDGDPSTSWSTSRYFQQFPALKPGIGIMSSFGSPEPVSRLTIGSASPGTVVEVRTAPSADATLAQTDLVGTVTLAQGETVVPLDGAEPTGHVLLWITALGPGNQSEIGEISFERAVQ
- a CDS encoding aminotransferase-like domain-containing protein encodes the protein MASPDRPQQPDARRTAAAAAAAAAGEGAVAAPLPAGSTSPALLPPTERFAARTAGMTASEIRALFAVASRPEVVSLAGGMPNLAALPLQSLASEVAELVDVDGMTALQYGSAQGVPQLREQICEVMREEGIEGDPNDVVVTVGSQMALDLLTRIFIDPGDVVLAEGPSYVGALGSFAAYQAQVVHVAMDEHGLVPDLLHDALESLSRRGITPKFLYTIPNFHNPAGVTLAHERRPQILDLCRRYGVMVIEDNPYGMLGFTGEVHPALRSFDPDVIYLGSFSKTFASGLRVGWALVPPLVRDRLVLAAESATLCPPSFTQMLVSRYLSHHDWRSQIKTFSENYRERRDAMLAALETYLPEGCSWTVPDGGFFVWLTVPAGVDTKAMLPRAVTARVAYASGTGFYADGFGSRQLRLSFCFPTPERITEGVRRLAAVLEAELDVVRTFGTPDRPELKRGSDNPAPDTT